GGAGGTGATGCGCCAGGAAGCGGAGAGCAGCCCCATAGCTGAGGCGATGCGCACGGGAGATTTCTCCCTCATCCCCGAGACGATCGCGCGCCGCGGCAACCTCATCCTGGATGGCCTGGGCCCCGACCGCTGCCGCGCGCTCTACAAGACCTTCGCCCGCAACGGGACCTACCTCGATCCCACCCTGGTGACCCAGTACGCGCTCACCTTCGTCGACGATCTGGCGCGCCGCGAGGACCCGCGCATGAAATACATCCCCGAATCAGAGCGGGAGTACTGGAAGCCCGAGAAGGGGATGCTCACCCGCTACCGCACTCCGGCCTACATCGCCTATCGCAAGCGCGAGTATGCCGCGACCCTCGAGCACATCCCGATGGCGAGCGCCGCCGGGGTTTCTTTCCTGGCGGGCACGGACATGTGGCTTCCCTATGTCTATCCCGGGTTCAGCACGCACGACGAGATGCGGCTGTTCGTCGAGGCGGGACTCTCCCCGATCGAAGCGCTGCGCACGGCGACGATCAACCCGGCGAAGCTTCTCGGTCTGTCGGAGCGGACGGGAAGCGTCGAAGAGGGTAAAGCGGCCGACCTGGTCCTGCTGGACGCCGACCCGCTGCGGGACATCTCCCATACCACCGGCATCTCCGCCGTCGTCGTCGCAGGCAGGCTGCTGCGCCGCGCCGATCTCGACCAGCTGCTGAGCGGCGCCGAGGAGGCGGCCCGGACCGCTCCCTGATCGGCCGCATTCCCTGCGCTATGATGTTTCCTTCGCGGCGCGGGGGCGGGCAATCGGGCCCGGCAGATGCCCCGCAGCCAGGCCGGATAGGACCGGCAAGAGGGCCATGAGGCGGAATCTCGCGGCGAGCATCCCTCCGGCCGTCGGCGTCGCGCTGTTCGGGGCTTCGCTCTGGGTCCTGTACCACGAGATCGAGCGGTACCACTATCGCGAGATCGCGCAGGAATTCGCCGCCATTCCCTACGCGCGCCTCCTGCCGGCCGTCCTGGGCACCATCCTCGGATATCTCCTGCTGACCGGCTACGATGCTTTGGCCCTGCGCCACATCGGGAAAAAAGTCCCTTATCGCCGGATCTCGCTCGCCTCCTTCATCGCTTACGCCCTGAGCAACAACGTCGGCTTCGCCATGCTCTCGGGTGCCGCGGTGCGCTACCGCCTCTATTCGGCGTGGGGGCTGACGGGGATGGAGATCGTCAGCGTCATCGCCTTCTGCAGCTTCACCTTCTGGGTCGGGTTCCTGGCGCTGGGGGGAACCGTCTTCCTGATTGAGCCGCTGGTGATCCCCGCCGGCGCGCGGCTGCCGTTCCATTCCCTCCGCCCGCTCGGCGCGGCGCTCCTGCTGCTCCTGGCCGCCTATCTCGCCTTCTGCGCCCTGCGCCGGCAGCCGGTGCGTGTCGGAAGATCCGAGCTCGCGGTGCCGACGCCCCGGATGGGCCTCCTGCAGGTCGTAATCTCCTCGCTCGACTGGGCGGTGGCGGGGATGGTCCTCTACGTGCTGCTGCCCGACGGCGCTCGCGTCTCCTTCCCGCAGACCCTGGGCGTCTTCCTGCTGGCCCAGGTCTCCGGGCTCGTAAGCCAGGTGCCGGGCGGGCTGGGGGTCTTCGAGACGGTCGTCCTGCTGATGCTGGCGGGGACC
The sequence above is drawn from the Candidatus Polarisedimenticolia bacterium genome and encodes:
- a CDS encoding amidohydrolase family protein; translation: MNGWTRVAACVLALLGTAPVSKPDTLLVITHVTVVDVVHGKLKHDRTLVIREGKIEQLRHARSSESFPKEATVLDAAGKYLIPGLWDMHAHLRDPDREMALLVANGVLGVRDMGAVPEKIYAWREQVAKGERLGPRIIACGPIVDGPEPSNPPISVSVSDAASGRAVVTALLLAGSQCVKVHDRVPLDAYRAIAAEADRTGLPLVGHVPLAVTTLEATNAGQRSLEHQVGLRGCSSAEAEVMRQEAESSPIAEAMRTGDFSLIPETIARRGNLILDGLGPDRCRALYKTFARNGTYLDPTLVTQYALTFVDDLARREDPRMKYIPESEREYWKPEKGMLTRYRTPAYIAYRKREYAATLEHIPMASAAGVSFLAGTDMWLPYVYPGFSTHDEMRLFVEAGLSPIEALRTATINPAKLLGLSERTGSVEEGKAADLVLLDADPLRDISHTTGISAVVVAGRLLRRADLDQLLSGAEEAARTAP